Proteins from a genomic interval of Zingiber officinale cultivar Zhangliang chromosome 1B, Zo_v1.1, whole genome shotgun sequence:
- the LOC122020583 gene encoding alpha-humulene 10-hydroxylase-like, translating into MAMEADFLFSPFFITLFLGFSIAAVLLLLTRPRSGAHSRSHGKVLAPLPPGPPKLPLIGNIHQLAGANPHRTLRSLARTHGPLILLRLGQVDLVVASSVEAVEEIIKRHDLNFASRPTDLTFVNILTYDGLSVAMAAYGGYWKQMRKIYATELLNSRRVKSFAAIREDMIRKLTAEIAGKASAQTPLDLGAMVMSMSNAVVVRTAFGESCKQQAEFLQLVKESVSLVTSFAAADMYPSLKFLDTLTGLKSKLKRTRDKLDRVFDEIIAQRQAARAADHETTNQGDRIIDVLLRLKDEGGLEFPITTESIKAVVLEIFAGGTETSSTTIEWAMSELVKNPETMEKAQREIREAMRGKNNLEESDISKFGYLKLVIKETLRLHPPGPLLLPRVCTNTCEVMGYRVPAGARVLINAFALARDESYWGADAESFKPERFENGSVDFRGFNLEFLPFGVGRRICPGMTFGLSAVEVGLAHLLFHFDWKLPHGMKTEDLDMMEISGTSAPRKTPLVVLADLAIPLP; encoded by the exons ATGGCCATGGAAGCTGATTTCCTCTTCTCCCCTTTCTTCATCACCCTCTTCCTCGGCTTCTCCATAGCGGCAGTGCTACTACTGCTCACGAGACCAAGGAGTGGAGCTCACAGTAGGTCACATGGAAAAGTACTAGCTCCTCTTCCACCCGGCCCTCCCAAACTTCCCCTCATCGGAAACATCCACCAACTCGCCGGCGCAAACCCTCACCGTACTCTGCGCAGCCTCGCTCGGACTCACGGCCCGCTCATACTGCTCCGCCTCGGGCAGGTCGACTTGGTCGTCGCTTCGTCCGTGGAGGCCGTGGAGGAGATCATCAAGCGTCATGACCTCAACTTTGCCAGCCGGCCGACCGACTTGACCTTCGTCAACATACTGACCTACGACGGGCTCAGCGTCGCCATGGCCGCCTACGGCGGATATTGGAAGCAGATGAGGAAGATCTACGCCACGGAGCTGCTCAACTCCCGGCGCGTCAAGTCCTTCGCGGCCATCCGCGAGGATATGATCCGTAAGCTGACGGCGGAGATCGCCGGCAAGGCGTCGGCCCAAACGCCTCTCGATCTCGGCGCGATGGTGATGTCCATGAGCAACGCGGTGGTGGTGAGAACGGCGTTCGGTGAAAGCTGCAAACAACAAGCCGAGTTCTTGCAGCTGGTGAAGGAGTCAGTGAGCCTGGTGACCAGCTTCGCGGCGGCTGACATGTACCCGTCCCTCAAATTCTTGGACACTCTCACCGGATTGAAGTCCAAGTTAAAGCGTACTCGGGATAAGCTAGACAGAGTGTTCGATGAAATCATCGCACAGCGTCAGGCTGCACGAGCTGCTGATCATGAAACCACAAATCAGGGGGATCGAATCATCGACGTACTTCTCAGGCTTAAAGACGAAGGCGGATTAGAATTTCCCATCACAACCGAAAGCATCAAGGCCGTTGTCTTG GAAATATTTGCTGGAGGAACAGAGACATCATCGACGACGATCGAATGGGCCATGTCAGAGTTGGTGAAGAACCCTGAGACGATGGAGAAGGCCCAGCGAGAGATAAGGGAGGCCATGCGAGGGAAGAATAATCTGGAAGAGAGCGACATATCCAAGTTCGGCTACCTCAAATTGGTCATCAAGGAGACGCTGAGGCTCCATCCTCCGGGCCCTCTGTTGCTCCCGAGAGTATGCACAAACACCTGCGAGGTCATGGGGTATCGAGTGCCGGCAGGAGCCCGAGTCCTGATCAATGCATTCGCGTTGGCCAGAGATGAGTCTTATTGGGGCGCCGATGCCGAAAGCTTCAAGCCGGAGAGATTTGAGAACGGCTCAGTCGACTTCAGGGGCTTCAACTTGGAGTTCTTGCCATTTGGCGTAGGTCGAAGGATATGCCCCGGCATGACCTTCGGGCTATCGGCGGTGGAAGTTGGGTTGGCTCACCTCCTCTTCCACTTCGACTGGAAGCTTCCCCATGGCATGAAGACGGAGGATTTGGACATGATGGAGATTTCCGGGACGAGCGCACCCAGGAAAACTCCTCTCGTTGTGCTTGCCGATCTCGCCATTCCTCTGCCATAG